The Nitrospirae bacterium YQR-1 genomic sequence TTAACGCATACACCGTTAGGATGGCCACACAGGGGCTTGCCAACTACATTTTATCATTTGAAGACGGCGCTGAAAGAGGTGTTGTTATTGGATACGACAGTAGAAATAATTCCAAGGAGTATGCCCGAGAAACCGCAGTAGTTCTTGCATCAAACGGAATAAAAATGTATCTTTTTGACTCTTTAAGGCCGGTGCCTGAACTGTCTTTTACTGTAAGATTTAAACAAGCAAAAGCTGGTGTGTGTATCACAGCTTCCCACAACCCACCGGAGTACAACGGCTATAAGGTCTATTTTGAGGATGGCGGGCAGATTACCCCGCCTCACGATAAAAACATAATTGCAGAGGTTGGTAAAATAACAGGACTTACAGATGTTAAAAGCAGCACTGACTTTGACAGTGCTGTAAGCGCTGGTTTAATTGAATTAATCGGCTCTGAGGTTGACAACGCTTACATAAAAGAGGTGTGTAAACAGTCGGTTCGTACAGCTGCGGATAACATAAAAATAGTATATACTCCTCTTCACGGCGCCGGATACTCTGTTGTTGCCAAAGCACTGATAATGCAGGGATTTTCTGACATCCATATAGTCAAGGAGCAGAGTATCCCCGACGGCAACTTTCCCACCGTTATATCCCCAAACCCTGAGGAGCCGGAAGGATTTAAAATGGCCGTTGCCCTGTTTGAAAAAACAGGGGCTGACATTGCCCTGGCCACAGATCCCGACTGCGACCGCATAGGGGTAGCTGTAAGAGACAACGACGGCAAACCGGTTCTTCTTAACGGAAATCAGGTAGGAGTGCTCCTTACCGGCTACATATTGGAAGCACTTGCCGGCAC encodes the following:
- a CDS encoding phospho-sugar mutase; amino-acid sequence: MICIEKIIKLATEWATSPVYDCATRAEIQALIDAKDYTELTERFYRTLDFGTGGLRGVMGGGINRINAYTVRMATQGLANYILSFEDGAERGVVIGYDSRNNSKEYARETAVVLASNGIKMYLFDSLRPVPELSFTVRFKQAKAGVCITASHNPPEYNGYKVYFEDGGQITPPHDKNIIAEVGKITGLTDVKSSTDFDSAVSAGLIELIGSEVDNAYIKEVCKQSVRTAADNIKIVYTPLHGAGYSVVAKALIMQGFSDIHIVKEQSIPDGNFPTVISPNPEEPEGFKMAVALFEKTGADIALATDPDCDRIGVAVRDNDGKPVLLNGNQVGVLLTGYILEALAGTIDTKKAAVIKTIVTSSLIEKISDSFGVKCISVLTGFKYIGEWIKQNPDFDFIFGCEESYGYLRGTYARDKDACVYF